Proteins encoded by one window of Oenanthe melanoleuca isolate GR-GAL-2019-014 chromosome 20, OMel1.0, whole genome shotgun sequence:
- the TP53RK gene encoding EKC/KEOPS complex subunit TP53RK, whose product MAAARAEAGGVRSVTAGAAGPAMADVEPAGPAMGERGTEGPAVDGPEGEAGAGTVAEEPPAPPPLPGLRLVQQGAEAHVYRGLFLGRAAVAKLRVPKRYRHPALEERLSRRRMAQEARSLLRCRRAGIPAPVVYFVDYVTNSIFLEDIVDSITVQDHIYSVQKSGDDTSGLHKLAEKMGELLARMHDEDIIHGDLTTANLLLRPPTEKLDLVLIDFGLSFISGLPEDKGVDLYVLEKAFISTHPDTETMFQALLKTYAATSKKSGPVIKKLDEVRLRGRKRSMIG is encoded by the exons ATGGCGGCGGCTCGGGCGGAGGCGGGCGGTGTGCGATCGGTCacggccggggccgcgggccCCGCGATGGCCGACGTGGAGCCCGCGGGCCCCGCCATGGGCGAGCGGGGGACCGAGGGCCCCGCCGTGGACGGTCCAGAGGGCGAGGCGGGAGCCGGCACGGTGGCGGAGGAgccgccggcgccgccgccgctgccggggcTGCGGCTGGTGCAGCAGGGCGCCGAGGCGCACGTGTACCGCGGGCTGTTCCTCGGGCGGGCCGCGGTGGCCAAGCTGCGCGTCCCGAAGCGGTACCGGCACCCCGCGCTGGAGGAGCGGCTGAGCCGGCGGCGCATGGCCCAGGAGGCGCGGTCGCTGCTGCGCTGCCGGCGGGCAG GGATTCCAGCTCCAGTGGTGTACTTCGTGGATTATGTCACCAACTCCATCTTTCTTGAAGATATTGTAGACTCAATTACTGTTCAAGATCATATTTATTCTGTACAAAAGAGTGGAGATGATACCAGTGGCCTCCATAAATTAGCAGAGAAGATGGGTGAGCTGTTAGCAAGGATGCACGACGAGGATATTATCCATGGGGATCTGACAACTGCCAATCTCCTCCTGCGGCCACCCACAGAGAAGCTGGACTTGGTGTTGATAGACTTTGgactcagttttatttctggtCTTCCAGAGGATAAAGGAGTTGATTTGTATGTTCTGGAAAAAGCCTTCATTAGCACTCATCCAGATACTGAAACGATGTTCCAAGCTCTGCTAAAGACCTATGCAGCCACATCTAAAAAATCTGGTCCTGTGATCAAAAAGCTGGATGAGGTTCGGCTAAGGGGAAGGAAGAGATCTATGATTGGGTAG
- the SLC13A3 gene encoding Na(+)/dicarboxylate cotransporter 3 isoform X1: MAALGALVKKAWSVRRFVVLLCAPLALLPILLSLPPKEGRCLYVILLMALYWCTEALPLAVTALLPIVLFPFLGILPSNKVCPQYFLDTNFLFLSGLIMASAIEEWNLHRRIALRVLMLVGVQPARLILGMMLTTSFLSMWLSNTASTAMMLPIANAILKSLFGEKDTSKDMNRENEESQACLQQNKLYTVPTEMQFLASTEDKDLAEEKELSSDALSDLKKEEEYKTNIWKGFLISIPYAASIGGTATLTGTAPNLILLGQLKSYFPECDVVNFGSWFMFAFPLMLIFLLMGWLWISILYGGINLRGWKTKKSNIRVDAEARAKEVIKEDYQKLGPTKFAEQAIFFFFCMFAIMLFSRDPKFIPGWASLFAPGFISDAVTGITIVIILFFFPSQKPSFRWWFDLKAPNTETQPLLTWRKAQETVPWNIILLLGGGFAMAKGCEESGLSVWIGGRLHPLEGVPPPVAVILITVVIALFTEFASNTATIIIFLPILAELAIRLKVNPLYLMIPGTIGCSYAFMLPVSTPPNSIAFSSGHLMVKDMARTGLLMNLMGVLLLSLAMNTWAKSIFQLGTFPAWANIHAENATSLVTAVENVTLSALNKI; encoded by the exons ATGGCGGCGCTGGGGGCGCTGGTGAAGAAGGCGTGGAGCGTGCGGCGGTTCGTGGTGCTGCTGTGCGCGCCGCTGGCgctgctgcccatcctgctCAGCCTCCCCCCCAAG GAAGGAAGATGTCTCTATGTGATCCTGCTGATGGCCCTATACTGGTGCACGGAGGCGCTGCCCctggctgtgacagctctgctgcccatcGTCCTCTTTCCCTTCCTGGGGATCCTCCCATCTAACAAAGTTTGCCCACAATACTTTTTAGACACCAATTTCCTCTTCCTCAGTGGTTTAATCATGGCCTCGGCCATCGAGGAGTGGAATTTACACCGCAGGATTGCTCTCCGTGTCCTCATGCTGGTGGGAGTGCAGCCAGCCAG actAATCTTAGGGATGATGTTGACAACATCCTTCCTGTCCATGTGGTTAAGTAACACTGCCTCCACTGCTATGATGCTTCCAATtgcaaatgcaattttaaaaagcctcttTGGGGAGAAAGACACATCTAAGGATATGAacagggaaaatgaagaaagcCAAG catGTTTACAGCAGAATAAACTTTACACTGTACCAACTGAGATGCAGTTTCTGGCAAGTACTGAGGA caaagatCTGGCGGAGGAGAAGGAGCTTTCCAGTGATGCTCTCTCAGACTtaaagaaggaggaggaataCAAAACAAACATATGGAAAGGTTTCCTCATCTCAATCCCATATGCAGCCAGCATTGGAGGTACAGCAACGCTGACAGGAACTGCACCAAACCTCatcctgctgggacagctgaagAG TTATTTTCCAGAATGTGATGTGGTGAACTTTGGTTCTTGGTTTATGTTTGCATTTCCtttaatgctgatttttcttctcatggGATGGCTATGGATCTCCATCCTGTATGGAGGAATTAACTTGAG gggctggaaaacaaaaaagtcaaaTATAAGAGTGGATGCAGAAGCCCGAGCCAAGGAGGTGATAAAGGAGGACTATCAGAAACTGGGTCCAACAAA gtTTGCAGAACAGgcaattttcttcttcttctgtaTGTTTGCAATCATGCTGTTCTCCAGGGATCCCAAATTCATTCCAGGTTGGGCCAGCTTGTTTGCACCAGG GTTTATCTCAGATGCAGTTACGGGAATCACCATTGTGATTATACTGTTCTTCTTCCCTTCACAAAAACCTTCCTTCAGGTGGTGGTTTGACTTGAAAG CACCAAACACAGAGACCCAGCCCCTGCTGACTTGGAGGAAGGCCCAGGAGACCGTGCCCTGGAATATCATCCTGCTGCTTGGAGGAGGCTTTGCCATGGCCAAGGGCTGTGAG GAGTCTGGCTTGTCAGTGTGGATAGGAGGCCGTCTGCATCCCTTGGAGGGTGTGCCACCTCCCGTGGCTGTCATCCTCATCACTGTTGTCATCGCCTTGTTCACGGAGTTTGCCAGCAACACTGCCACTATTATCATCTTCCTGCCCATCTTGGCAGAGCTG GCCATCCGTCTGAAAGTAAATCCCCTCTATTTAATGATACCAGGAACTATAGGATGCTCCTATGCATTCATGTTGCCAGTCTCAACACCTCCCAACTCAATTGCATTTTCCTCTGGACATTTGATGGTCAAGGATATG GCAAGAACTGGGTTGCTCATGAACCTTATGGGAGTTCTGCTTCTTAGCTTGGCTATGAACACATGGGCCAAGAGCATCTTCCAGCTGGGGACCTTCCCTGCATGGGCCAACATCCATGCAGAAAATGCCACCTCACTTGTGACAGCTGTAGAAAATGTCACTTTAAGTGcactaaataaaatatga
- the SLC13A3 gene encoding Na(+)/dicarboxylate cotransporter 3 isoform X2: MALYWCTEALPLAVTALLPIVLFPFLGILPSNKVCPQYFLDTNFLFLSGLIMASAIEEWNLHRRIALRVLMLVGVQPARLILGMMLTTSFLSMWLSNTASTAMMLPIANAILKSLFGEKDTSKDMNRENEESQACLQQNKLYTVPTEMQFLASTEDKDLAEEKELSSDALSDLKKEEEYKTNIWKGFLISIPYAASIGGTATLTGTAPNLILLGQLKSYFPECDVVNFGSWFMFAFPLMLIFLLMGWLWISILYGGINLRGWKTKKSNIRVDAEARAKEVIKEDYQKLGPTKFAEQAIFFFFCMFAIMLFSRDPKFIPGWASLFAPGFISDAVTGITIVIILFFFPSQKPSFRWWFDLKAPNTETQPLLTWRKAQETVPWNIILLLGGGFAMAKGCEESGLSVWIGGRLHPLEGVPPPVAVILITVVIALFTEFASNTATIIIFLPILAELAIRLKVNPLYLMIPGTIGCSYAFMLPVSTPPNSIAFSSGHLMVKDMARTGLLMNLMGVLLLSLAMNTWAKSIFQLGTFPAWANIHAENATSLVTAVENVTLSALNKI; the protein is encoded by the exons ATGGCCCTATACTGGTGCACGGAGGCGCTGCCCctggctgtgacagctctgctgcccatcGTCCTCTTTCCCTTCCTGGGGATCCTCCCATCTAACAAAGTTTGCCCACAATACTTTTTAGACACCAATTTCCTCTTCCTCAGTGGTTTAATCATGGCCTCGGCCATCGAGGAGTGGAATTTACACCGCAGGATTGCTCTCCGTGTCCTCATGCTGGTGGGAGTGCAGCCAGCCAG actAATCTTAGGGATGATGTTGACAACATCCTTCCTGTCCATGTGGTTAAGTAACACTGCCTCCACTGCTATGATGCTTCCAATtgcaaatgcaattttaaaaagcctcttTGGGGAGAAAGACACATCTAAGGATATGAacagggaaaatgaagaaagcCAAG catGTTTACAGCAGAATAAACTTTACACTGTACCAACTGAGATGCAGTTTCTGGCAAGTACTGAGGA caaagatCTGGCGGAGGAGAAGGAGCTTTCCAGTGATGCTCTCTCAGACTtaaagaaggaggaggaataCAAAACAAACATATGGAAAGGTTTCCTCATCTCAATCCCATATGCAGCCAGCATTGGAGGTACAGCAACGCTGACAGGAACTGCACCAAACCTCatcctgctgggacagctgaagAG TTATTTTCCAGAATGTGATGTGGTGAACTTTGGTTCTTGGTTTATGTTTGCATTTCCtttaatgctgatttttcttctcatggGATGGCTATGGATCTCCATCCTGTATGGAGGAATTAACTTGAG gggctggaaaacaaaaaagtcaaaTATAAGAGTGGATGCAGAAGCCCGAGCCAAGGAGGTGATAAAGGAGGACTATCAGAAACTGGGTCCAACAAA gtTTGCAGAACAGgcaattttcttcttcttctgtaTGTTTGCAATCATGCTGTTCTCCAGGGATCCCAAATTCATTCCAGGTTGGGCCAGCTTGTTTGCACCAGG GTTTATCTCAGATGCAGTTACGGGAATCACCATTGTGATTATACTGTTCTTCTTCCCTTCACAAAAACCTTCCTTCAGGTGGTGGTTTGACTTGAAAG CACCAAACACAGAGACCCAGCCCCTGCTGACTTGGAGGAAGGCCCAGGAGACCGTGCCCTGGAATATCATCCTGCTGCTTGGAGGAGGCTTTGCCATGGCCAAGGGCTGTGAG GAGTCTGGCTTGTCAGTGTGGATAGGAGGCCGTCTGCATCCCTTGGAGGGTGTGCCACCTCCCGTGGCTGTCATCCTCATCACTGTTGTCATCGCCTTGTTCACGGAGTTTGCCAGCAACACTGCCACTATTATCATCTTCCTGCCCATCTTGGCAGAGCTG GCCATCCGTCTGAAAGTAAATCCCCTCTATTTAATGATACCAGGAACTATAGGATGCTCCTATGCATTCATGTTGCCAGTCTCAACACCTCCCAACTCAATTGCATTTTCCTCTGGACATTTGATGGTCAAGGATATG GCAAGAACTGGGTTGCTCATGAACCTTATGGGAGTTCTGCTTCTTAGCTTGGCTATGAACACATGGGCCAAGAGCATCTTCCAGCTGGGGACCTTCCCTGCATGGGCCAACATCCATGCAGAAAATGCCACCTCACTTGTGACAGCTGTAGAAAATGTCACTTTAAGTGcactaaataaaatatga
- the OCSTAMP gene encoding osteoclast stimulatory transmembrane protein, which yields MESFRASLGHRTATGMRARVYCEEFLFPKVQRTMAELWWIYSKPVPADGRELWTLFLQCSCITVVIGGLFYNWMFASLEYSWHLSVAMAVSFSLLLLLTLFVVHPARCVFSMIMPTLGTKQGRRLLFSTCFMIAVVNITPNIISNIKTILQVIKCICKNSSDSLLNSTALLETVSWEFGDAIQETIHSIYKPMNGHFRFSLLQNSSLIYQKMHLAGEKISREFLSVEVLVKDSVREANRLAAGFFMLYLCFESTWYLKNYLTDIRFDNFYITKKLERLATDRRAAHLLVGSSKKFIRPTGLRLSWEEVALCLLRAMLVTVALMLMLVLVAMDHFAFSVADTAVRKAAQFSAVPITLNIRYKAEIGPVPFLFKIFRRPSEELLLGDFNKTYHHHLVFSSARCRISTPTAPKPSVLLVVGLLFCMLYSTVLLETLARRLCRQIAASFFPSCEQRRVLHLYGRLARRHRKEQYPGKAAAFGCQGDV from the exons ATGGAGAGTTTTCGGGCAAGTCTGGGGCACCGCACTGCCACTGG GATGAGAGCCCGTGTTTACTGTGAAGAGTTTCTGTTCCCAAAGGTGCAAAGAACtatggcagagctgtggtggaTTTACTCCAAACCTGTCCCAGCAGATGGCAGAGAGCTATGGactttatttctgcagtgttcCTGCATTACAGTAGTGATAGGAGGCCTTTTTTACAACTGGATGTTTGCTTCCCTGGAGTACTCCTGGCATCTCTCCGTTGCCATGGCTGTCTCCTTCAGtctgctccttctcctgacTCTCTTTGTGGTGCATCCTGCCCGCTGTGTCTTCAGCATGATCATGCCCACATTAGGCACCAAACAGGGCAGGAGGCTTCTCTTCTCCACCTGCTTCATGATTGCAGTGGTGAACATAACACCCAACATCATCAGCAACATTAAAACCATACTGCAGGTTATTAAGTGCATCTGCAAGAACTCCTCTGACAGCCTTCTGAACTCAACTGCCCTGCTAGAGACAGTTTCCTGGGAGTTTGGGGATGCAATACAAGAAACCATTCATTCCATTTATAAGCCTATGAATGGACATTTTCGCTTTTCGTTGCTTCAGAATAGCTCCTTGATTTACCAAAAAATGCACCTTGCTGGTGAGAAAATTAGCAGAGAATTCTTGTCTGTTGAGGTACTGGTCAAAGACTCTGTACGAGAGGCCAACAGGCTGGCTGCTGGTTTCTTCATGCTCTATCTCTGTTTTGAGTCCACCTGGTATTTGAAAAATTATCTCACAGATATCCGCTTTGACAACTTTTACATCACCAAGAAGCTGGAGCGTTTAGCCACGGACAGAAGAGCAGCTCATCTCCTGGTGGGCTCCTCCAAAAAGTTCATCCGCCCCACAGGCTTGAGGCTGTCCTGGGAAGAGGTGGCACTGTGCCTCTTGCGAGCCATGCTGGTCACTGTGGCCCTGATGCtgatgctggtgctggtggccaTGGACCACTTTGCGTTCAGCGTGGCAGACACGGCGGTGAGGAAGGCAGCTCAGTTCTCTGCAGTGCCCATCACTCTCAACATCAGATACAAG GCTGAAATAGGGCCCGTGCCCTTTCTATTCAAAATTTTCAGGCGTCCTTCTGAGGAATTACTGCTCGGGGACTTCAACAAGACCTACCACCATCATCTGGTCTTCAGCTCTGCCCGCTGCAGGATCAGCACCCCCACAGCTCCCAAGCCCTCCGTGCTGCTCGTTGTGGGGCTGCTGTTCTGCATGCTGTACAGCACGGTGCTCCTGGAGACGCTGGCGCGCCGCCTGTGCCGGCAGATCgcagcctccttcttccccAGCTGCGAGCAGAGGCGAGTGCTCCACCTGTACGGGAGGCTGGCCAGAAGGCACAGGAAGGAGCAATAccctgggaaagctgctgcttttggatGTCAGGGGGATGTCTGA